Proteins from a genomic interval of Phenylobacterium sp. LH3H17:
- a CDS encoding alpha-D-ribose 1-methylphosphonate 5-triphosphate diphosphatase, whose translation MEHAFKNAQVVTEGESFLGSVLVRDGRIVAVDRGAGGVGEDLEGDVLMPGVIDLHTDNLEKHFFPRPNIDWNPVSAAVTHDGCCLSVGVTTVFDSLSIGSFNPAVARNHDNMIRLVDGVLAARDGGMLKGDHRLHWRCETPADDLPDRLEQLAGHSLTALFSLMDHTPGQRQYRNLEKHLANWSANGMSDQAIDTRMAEIRDRQGRNAVKHRRLVAEIARDRLAPLASHDDEDVAHIDDAADLGATVAEFPVTVEAARRARERGMIVVMGGPNLIRGGSYSGNVPAAELADADLLDAFASDYVPRSLIECAFALTDERFGWSLAKAVALVTAGPARAAQMEDRGVIEPGRRADLVRVRIAGGLPVIRGVWVEGARAA comes from the coding sequence GTGGAACACGCCTTCAAGAACGCCCAGGTGGTCACCGAGGGCGAGTCGTTCCTGGGCTCGGTCCTGGTCCGCGACGGCAGGATCGTGGCCGTGGACCGCGGCGCCGGCGGGGTGGGCGAGGACCTGGAGGGCGACGTCCTGATGCCCGGCGTCATCGACCTGCACACCGACAACCTCGAGAAGCACTTCTTCCCGCGTCCCAATATCGACTGGAACCCGGTCTCGGCGGCGGTGACCCACGACGGCTGCTGCCTGTCGGTGGGTGTGACCACGGTGTTCGACAGCCTCAGCATCGGCTCGTTCAATCCGGCGGTGGCCCGCAACCACGACAACATGATCCGGCTGGTCGACGGCGTGTTGGCCGCTCGTGACGGGGGGATGCTGAAGGGCGATCATCGACTGCACTGGCGCTGCGAGACTCCGGCGGACGACCTTCCGGACCGGCTGGAGCAACTGGCGGGCCACTCGCTGACCGCGCTCTTCTCGCTGATGGACCACACGCCGGGCCAGCGGCAGTACCGCAATCTGGAGAAGCATCTGGCCAACTGGAGCGCCAACGGCATGAGCGATCAGGCCATCGACACCCGCATGGCCGAGATCCGAGATCGCCAAGGCCGCAACGCCGTCAAGCACCGCAGGCTGGTGGCCGAGATCGCCCGCGACCGCCTCGCGCCCTTGGCCAGCCACGACGACGAAGACGTCGCCCACATCGACGATGCCGCCGACCTGGGCGCCACGGTGGCGGAGTTCCCGGTGACGGTGGAGGCCGCCCGCCGCGCCCGCGAGCGCGGGATGATCGTGGTCATGGGCGGGCCCAACCTGATCCGCGGCGGCTCCTATTCCGGCAACGTGCCGGCCGCCGAGCTGGCTGACGCCGACCTGCTGGACGCCTTTGCGTCCGACTATGTCCCGCGCAGCCTGATCGAGTGCGCCTTCGCCCTCACCGACGAACGGTTCGGCTGGAGCCTGGCCAAGGCGGTCGCCCTGGTCACCGCCGGACCGGCCCGCGCCGCCCAGATGGAAGATCGCGGGGTGATCGAGCCCGGCCGCCGCGCCGACCTGGTGCGGGTTCGCATCGCCGGCGGCCTGCCGGTGATCCGCGGCGTGTGGGTGGAAGGCGCCCGGGCGGCCTGA
- the phnF gene encoding phosphonate metabolism transcriptional regulator PhnF produces the protein MAMDMPLWREISQSLERRILARELTPGDKLPTEFELSREFMVNRHTVRRALSDLQDKGIVESTQGRGSFVRRPAAPMRLQRRPRFTERVLERGRIPRTETIKLLVRPADSKVAGQLGIRAGQPVIYLERRRLIDDEPTGLSQHHFSHDRFPTFIEMYRSRGTITQTLIDSGIPDYTRRRTAISARLPTAQEAEQLRLPRHVPLLVHRYLNIDGLGRPLEYGISRSTTEVEIDFPEPERD, from the coding sequence ATGGCGATGGACATGCCCCTTTGGCGAGAAATCTCACAGTCCCTGGAGCGCCGCATCTTGGCGCGCGAACTGACACCGGGCGACAAGCTGCCGACCGAGTTCGAGCTCTCGCGGGAGTTCATGGTCAATCGGCACACCGTGCGCCGCGCGCTGTCTGACCTGCAGGACAAGGGCATCGTGGAGTCGACCCAGGGCCGTGGCAGCTTCGTGCGCCGCCCGGCCGCCCCCATGCGGCTGCAGCGTCGGCCGCGGTTCACCGAGCGCGTGCTCGAGCGCGGCCGAATCCCGCGCACCGAGACCATCAAGCTGCTGGTGCGGCCGGCAGACTCCAAGGTGGCGGGTCAGCTGGGCATAAGGGCCGGCCAGCCGGTGATCTATCTGGAGCGCCGGCGCTTGATCGACGACGAGCCGACCGGGCTCTCGCAGCACCATTTCAGCCACGACCGGTTCCCGACCTTCATCGAGATGTACCGGAGCCGCGGCACCATCACCCAGACCCTGATCGACTCCGGCATCCCCGACTACACCCGGCGGCGCACGGCGATCTCGGCGCGGCTGCCCACCGCCCAGGAGGCCGAGCAACTGCGCTTGCCCCGGCACGTACCGCTGCTGGTCCACCGCTATCTCAACATCGACGGGCTGGGTCGGCCGCTGGAGTACGGGATCTCCCGCTCCACGACCGAGGTCGAGATCGATTTCCCAGAGCCCGAACGCGACTGA
- the phnG gene encoding phosphonate C-P lyase system protein PhnG, which produces MPAQTVVEAAPERRRWLSILAKAPANEVSEAWDALTERPTYRALRAPEIGMVLVRGRMGGAGDAFNLGEMTVTRAAVRLDSGETGIGYVAGRDRRHAEIAAAVDAMMQSPALRPAVEGAIVARLARAQDQRRDTAARKAAATKVDFFTMVRTRSPN; this is translated from the coding sequence ATGCCAGCTCAAACGGTTGTCGAGGCCGCACCGGAACGGCGGCGCTGGCTGTCGATCCTGGCCAAGGCGCCCGCGAACGAAGTATCCGAGGCCTGGGACGCCCTGACCGAACGGCCGACCTACCGCGCCTTGCGGGCTCCGGAGATCGGCATGGTCCTGGTCCGCGGCCGCATGGGCGGGGCGGGCGACGCCTTCAACCTGGGTGAGATGACCGTGACCCGGGCCGCGGTGCGGCTCGACAGCGGCGAGACGGGGATCGGCTATGTAGCCGGCCGCGACCGCCGCCATGCGGAGATCGCCGCGGCGGTCGACGCCATGATGCAGTCCCCGGCCCTACGGCCCGCCGTCGAGGGCGCCATAGTCGCCCGCCTGGCCCGCGCTCAGGACCAGCGCCGCGACACCGCCGCGCGCAAGGCGGCCGCCACCAAGGTCGACTTCTTCACCATGGTCCGCACCCGGAGCCCGAACTGA
- the phnH gene encoding phosphonate C-P lyase system protein PhnH produces the protein MSPSTALDLAEVAPAFGDPTRESQAIFRRVMDAMARPGTIYDVPFAPDAPQGLDRAAGAVALTLFDFETPVWLDLALAGGPAERWLRFHAGCPLTPDPLRAAFALVTDLATAPVLAAFNQGDAKYPDRSTTLVIQLPALTGGPAVTLRGPGIKDEASLALAGLPDGFWAQVQANHETFQFGVDLIFAAGDRLTALPRSTRVTIKGD, from the coding sequence ATGTCGCCTTCCACAGCCCTGGACCTGGCCGAGGTCGCCCCAGCCTTCGGCGACCCGACCCGGGAGTCCCAAGCCATCTTCCGCCGGGTGATGGACGCCATGGCGCGACCGGGAACGATCTACGACGTCCCCTTCGCTCCCGACGCGCCGCAGGGCCTGGACCGCGCCGCCGGCGCCGTGGCGCTCACCCTGTTCGACTTCGAGACCCCCGTCTGGCTCGACCTCGCCCTGGCCGGCGGGCCGGCCGAGCGCTGGCTGCGATTCCATGCCGGCTGCCCGCTCACCCCCGATCCCCTGCGGGCGGCCTTCGCCCTGGTCACCGACCTGGCCACGGCGCCGGTCCTGGCGGCCTTCAATCAGGGCGACGCGAAGTACCCCGACCGCTCGACCACCCTGGTGATCCAATTGCCGGCGCTCACCGGCGGTCCGGCCGTCACGCTGCGAGGCCCTGGCATCAAGGACGAGGCGAGCCTGGCGCTGGCCGGCCTGCCCGACGGTTTCTGGGCCCAGGTCCAGGCCAACCACGAGACATTCCAGTTCGGCGTCGATCTGATCTTCGCCGCCGGGGACCGGCTGACGGCCCTGCCGCGCTCCACGCGCGTCACCATCAAGGGAGACTGA
- a CDS encoding carbon-phosphorus lyase complex subunit PhnI has translation MAYVAVKGGEKAITNAHRWLAEERRGDVSVPEIEIDQVREQLSLAIDRVMSEGSCYDRDLAALAVKQARGDLPEAIFLMRAYRTTLPRFGASLPVETGQMAVRRRVSAAFKDIPGGQVLGPTFDYTHRLLDFALAANGETPVPPALEAEEPQAYPMATIASVFAHEDLLEVDTVNPDAAEPFDLTREPMAFPAGRDQRLQALARGDEGFLLSLAYSSQRGWGSTHPLCAEIRLGEVAVEFIPDELGFPIEIGELSLTECQMISTGAGGVEKAPQFTAGYGLTFGHCERKAMSMAIVDRALRDASAGEAGAPCQDEEFVLYHSDNVEASGFVQHLKLPHYVDFQADLQLIRRLRREHAAREAAMKEAAE, from the coding sequence ATGGCCTATGTTGCGGTGAAGGGCGGCGAAAAGGCGATCACCAACGCCCATCGTTGGCTGGCCGAGGAGCGGCGCGGCGACGTGTCCGTGCCCGAGATCGAGATCGACCAGGTGCGCGAGCAGCTCTCGCTCGCCATCGACCGGGTGATGAGCGAAGGCTCCTGCTACGACCGCGATCTGGCGGCCCTAGCGGTCAAGCAGGCGCGCGGAGACCTGCCCGAGGCCATCTTCCTCATGCGGGCCTACCGCACCACCCTGCCCCGCTTCGGCGCGTCGCTGCCTGTCGAAACCGGGCAGATGGCCGTCCGCCGCCGTGTCTCGGCGGCCTTCAAGGACATCCCCGGCGGCCAGGTCCTGGGCCCGACCTTCGACTACACACACCGGCTGCTGGACTTCGCCCTCGCCGCCAATGGCGAGACACCGGTTCCGCCGGCGCTGGAGGCCGAGGAGCCCCAGGCCTATCCGATGGCCACCATCGCCTCGGTCTTCGCCCACGAGGACCTGCTGGAAGTTGACACCGTCAATCCCGACGCGGCCGAGCCCTTCGACCTCACACGCGAGCCCATGGCCTTCCCGGCCGGCCGTGACCAGCGGCTGCAGGCGCTAGCCCGCGGCGACGAGGGCTTCCTGCTGAGCCTCGCCTATTCCTCGCAACGCGGCTGGGGCTCGACCCACCCGCTCTGCGCCGAGATCCGCCTGGGCGAGGTGGCCGTCGAGTTCATCCCCGACGAGCTGGGCTTTCCCATCGAGATCGGCGAGCTGAGCCTGACCGAGTGCCAGATGATCTCCACCGGCGCCGGCGGGGTCGAGAAGGCGCCGCAGTTCACCGCCGGCTACGGCCTGACCTTCGGCCATTGCGAACGCAAGGCCATGTCCATGGCCATAGTCGACCGCGCCCTTCGCGACGCCTCGGCCGGAGAGGCCGGCGCGCCGTGCCAGGACGAGGAGTTCGTCCTCTACCACTCCGACAATGTGGAGGCCTCGGGCTTCGTGCAGCACCTTAAGCTGCCTCACTACGTCGACTTCCAAGCCGACCTGCAACTGATCCGCCGCCTGCGCCGCGAACACGCCGCGCGCGAGGCCGCGATGAAGGAAGCCGCCGAATGA
- a CDS encoding alpha-D-ribose 1-methylphosphonate 5-phosphate C-P-lyase PhnJ, with the protein MTRANEPERYYNYAYLDEQTKRMIRRAILKALAIPGYQAPFGSREMPVPYGWGTGGIQLTAAIIGPDDVYKCIDQGADDTTNAVSIRRFFAQVADVAVTEDTAEATIIQTRHRIPEQPLTAGQVLIFQVPQPEPLRGLEPRETETRAMHAYEEYGLQYVSLYESVATYGRIASTVGYPTMIEERYLMSPSPIPKFDNPKMGDNEAILLFGAGREKRIYAVPPHTRVRSLDFEDYPFETQTWEEDCALCAATDSYLDEVILDDSGARMFVCSDSNFCAERRAAGHEGPMAGHQLAALEKEPA; encoded by the coding sequence ATGACCCGCGCCAACGAACCCGAGCGCTACTACAACTACGCCTATCTCGACGAGCAGACGAAGCGGATGATCCGCCGGGCGATCCTGAAGGCCCTGGCCATCCCGGGCTACCAGGCGCCGTTCGGCTCGCGGGAAATGCCCGTGCCGTATGGCTGGGGCACCGGCGGCATCCAGCTGACCGCCGCGATCATCGGGCCGGATGATGTCTACAAGTGCATCGACCAGGGCGCCGACGACACCACCAACGCGGTCTCCATCCGCCGCTTCTTCGCCCAGGTCGCCGACGTGGCGGTCACCGAGGACACGGCGGAGGCGACCATCATCCAGACCCGCCACCGGATCCCGGAACAGCCGCTGACCGCCGGCCAGGTGCTGATCTTCCAGGTGCCGCAGCCCGAGCCGCTGCGAGGCCTGGAGCCGCGCGAGACCGAGACGCGGGCCATGCACGCCTATGAGGAATACGGCCTGCAGTACGTCTCGCTCTACGAGAGCGTGGCCACCTATGGCCGCATCGCCTCGACGGTCGGCTACCCGACCATGATCGAGGAACGCTACCTGATGAGCCCCTCGCCGATCCCCAAGTTCGACAATCCGAAGATGGGCGACAACGAGGCGATCCTGCTGTTCGGAGCCGGACGCGAGAAGCGCATCTACGCCGTGCCGCCACACACCCGGGTGCGCAGCCTCGACTTCGAGGACTATCCGTTCGAGACCCAGACCTGGGAGGAGGATTGCGCGCTCTGCGCCGCCACCGACAGCTATCTCGACGAGGTGATCCTCGACGACAGCGGCGCGCGGATGTTCGTCTGCTCGGACAGCAATTTCTGCGCCGAACGCCGCGCGGCGGGCCACGAGGGCCCCATGGCCGGCCACCAGCTCGCCGCCTTAGAGAAGGAGCCGGCGTGA
- the phnK gene encoding phosphonate C-P lyase system protein PhnK yields the protein MNAMTKTLEGAAVQAAPLLRVDNLTKWYGHVVGCRDVSFELRPGEVLGVVGESGSGKTTLLNCISGRLPPSSGQVEFDTSRFGLTDIYGLNEPDRRRMQREEWGFVHQNPRDGLRMRVSGGANVAEPLMNLGDRNYGRMRKATIEWLERVELDTKRIDDKPRNFSGGMQQRIQVARNLIHGPRLVFMDEPTGGLDVSVQARLLDLLRELVRDLGLAVIIVTHDMAVARLMADRLIVMKGGFVVETGLTDQVLDDPQHPYSQLLVSSVLQI from the coding sequence ATGAACGCGATGACCAAGACCCTCGAAGGCGCCGCCGTCCAGGCCGCGCCGCTGCTGCGGGTCGACAACCTCACCAAGTGGTACGGCCACGTGGTCGGCTGCCGCGACGTGTCCTTCGAACTGCGCCCTGGCGAGGTGCTGGGCGTGGTCGGTGAGAGCGGGTCGGGCAAGACCACCCTGCTCAACTGCATCTCCGGCCGCCTGCCGCCCTCCTCGGGCCAGGTCGAGTTCGACACGTCCAGGTTCGGTCTGACCGACATCTACGGCCTGAACGAACCCGACCGTCGGCGGATGCAGCGCGAGGAATGGGGCTTCGTGCACCAGAACCCCCGCGACGGCCTGCGCATGCGGGTCTCCGGCGGGGCCAATGTCGCCGAACCGCTGATGAACCTCGGCGACCGCAACTATGGGCGGATGCGCAAGGCCACCATCGAATGGCTTGAACGCGTCGAGCTCGACACCAAGCGCATCGACGACAAGCCGCGCAACTTCTCCGGCGGCATGCAGCAGCGCATCCAGGTGGCCCGCAACCTGATCCACGGGCCCCGCCTGGTGTTCATGGACGAGCCGACCGGGGGGCTCGACGTCTCGGTCCAGGCCCGGCTGCTGGACCTGCTGCGCGAGCTGGTCCGCGACCTCGGCCTGGCGGTGATCATCGTCACCCACGACATGGCGGTGGCCCGGCTGATGGCCGACCGACTGATCGTCATGAAGGGCGGGTTCGTGGTCGAGACCGGCCTCACCGACCAGGTGCTGGACGATCCCCAGCATCCCTACAGCCAGCTCCTCGTCTCCTCCGTCCTGCAGATCTAG
- the phnL gene encoding phosphonate C-P lyase system protein PhnL: MSQEPLIVVEDLAKTFVLHNADDASIPVFEGLKLEVAPGECVVLAGESGVGKSTLMRSIYGNYLPTQGAVRVRHDGAYVDITRALPHQVLDVRRRTLGYVSQFLRVIPRISTLHLVMEPLLENGVDPKEAQDRAEGLLSALRLPRAHWDLPPATFSGGEQQRVNIARSFIRNYPVLLLDEPTASLDAENRAIVVGLIQQALDAGAAMIGIFHDHDVRDAVATRLFIVSHFKAAA; this comes from the coding sequence ATGAGCCAAGAACCCCTGATCGTGGTCGAGGATCTCGCCAAGACCTTTGTCCTCCACAACGCCGACGACGCCAGCATCCCGGTTTTCGAGGGTCTGAAGCTGGAAGTCGCGCCGGGCGAATGCGTCGTCCTGGCCGGCGAGTCCGGTGTCGGCAAGTCGACCCTGATGCGATCGATCTACGGCAACTACCTGCCGACCCAGGGCGCCGTGCGGGTGCGCCACGACGGCGCCTATGTCGACATCACCCGCGCCCTGCCCCATCAGGTTCTGGACGTGCGGCGCCGCACGCTCGGCTATGTCAGCCAGTTCCTTCGGGTGATCCCGCGGATCTCCACCCTGCACCTGGTCATGGAGCCGCTGCTGGAGAACGGCGTCGATCCGAAGGAAGCCCAGGACCGCGCGGAGGGCCTGCTCTCGGCCCTGCGCCTGCCCAGGGCCCACTGGGACCTGCCCCCCGCGACCTTCTCCGGCGGCGAGCAGCAGCGGGTCAACATCGCGCGCAGCTTCATCCGCAACTATCCGGTGCTGCTGCTGGACGAGCCGACCGCGTCCCTGGACGCCGAGAACCGCGCCATCGTGGTCGGGCTGATCCAGCAGGCGCTGGACGCCGGTGCGGCGATGATCGGCATTTTCCACGATCACGACGTCCGCGACGCGGTGGCCACCCGACTGTTCATCGTCTCGCACTTCAAGGCGGCGGCGTAA
- a CDS encoding alpha-D-ribose 1-methylphosphonate 5-triphosphate diphosphatase: MELRIFSDAVVTPEGQFAAELVIRDGFVVAVDGGAGPSRSALDWSGDVLVPGLIDIHTDNLEKHYQPRPGALWDAYGAALAHDGQCAAAGITTVLDSLSLHGRKEGLDRKTALGPMIAGMDQAQADGALRAEHLLHLRCEVTNPELLSLLEPHADNPRLKLLSVMDHTPGQRQTTNVAALEARMVAAGRSEAEVEEMVARRHAGRDPSAAHDNRRSVVAFAREYGVPLCAHDDATIEQVDEAHADGCVIAEFPVTLAAARAARGYGMAICMGGPNFVRGASHSGNLSARECAQHDVLDILASDYVPLSMLRSAFMLIDEFGWPPERALATVAAGPARSLGLTDRGEIAPGQRADLVRVSRRSGGWPVPVEVWRQGLRVA, translated from the coding sequence ATGGAACTGCGCATCTTTTCTGACGCCGTCGTTACGCCCGAAGGCCAGTTTGCCGCCGAACTGGTGATCCGCGACGGCTTCGTCGTCGCCGTCGACGGCGGGGCTGGCCCCTCAAGGTCAGCCTTGGATTGGAGCGGCGACGTCCTGGTCCCTGGCCTGATCGACATCCACACCGACAACCTGGAAAAGCACTACCAGCCGCGGCCGGGCGCCTTGTGGGACGCCTATGGCGCGGCCCTGGCCCACGACGGCCAATGCGCCGCGGCCGGCATCACGACGGTGCTGGACTCGCTCAGCCTGCACGGCCGCAAGGAGGGCCTCGACCGCAAGACCGCGCTGGGGCCGATGATCGCCGGAATGGATCAGGCCCAGGCCGACGGCGCCCTGCGCGCCGAGCACCTGCTGCACCTGCGCTGCGAGGTGACCAATCCCGAACTCCTGTCGCTGCTGGAGCCGCACGCGGACAATCCGCGCCTGAAGCTGCTCTCGGTGATGGACCACACACCGGGCCAGCGGCAGACCACCAATGTCGCCGCCCTGGAGGCGCGGATGGTCGCCGCCGGGCGCAGCGAGGCCGAGGTCGAGGAGATGGTCGCCCGCCGCCATGCCGGCCGCGATCCCTCCGCCGCCCACGACAATCGCCGCAGCGTGGTGGCCTTCGCCCGCGAATACGGCGTGCCACTGTGCGCCCACGACGACGCCACCATCGAGCAAGTCGATGAGGCCCACGCCGACGGCTGCGTCATCGCCGAGTTCCCGGTGACCCTGGCCGCCGCCCGGGCGGCCCGCGGCTACGGCATGGCCATCTGCATGGGCGGGCCGAACTTCGTGCGCGGGGCGTCGCATTCGGGCAATCTGTCGGCTCGGGAGTGCGCCCAACACGACGTGCTCGACATTCTCGCCTCGGACTATGTGCCGCTCTCCATGCTGCGTTCCGCCTTCATGCTGATCGACGAGTTCGGCTGGCCGCCCGAGCGCGCACTGGCCACGGTCGCCGCCGGACCGGCCCGCAGCCTCGGCCTCACCGATCGCGGCGAGATCGCGCCGGGACAACGCGCCGACCTGGTGCGGGTCTCGCGCCGCTCCGGGGGCTGGCCTGTGCCGGTAGAGGTCTGGCGTCAGGGCCTGCGGGTCGCATGA
- a CDS encoding DUF1045 domain-containing protein: MSPRYAIYYAPAAGDDLWRKASAWLGRDAYTGQVLARPALADLDGLDLDALTADPRDYGFHATLKAPFELADGVSETELLDFAARFAAARAPFEAAIAPAALGRFLAFREQEPSTGIAALHGDCVRAFDPFRAPLGELDLARRRKAPLTPEQDARLVAWGYPYVFEDFRFHMTLTGQVRDEDLRERVLGVLRDHFAEESGPHRFDGVAVFKQADRAAPFDILQRFGFEAALASA; encoded by the coding sequence ATGAGCCCCCGCTACGCCATCTACTACGCCCCCGCCGCAGGCGACGACCTGTGGCGCAAGGCCTCGGCCTGGCTGGGCCGGGACGCCTATACGGGCCAGGTCCTGGCCCGCCCTGCCCTGGCGGATCTGGACGGCCTCGATCTCGACGCCCTGACCGCCGATCCGCGCGACTACGGCTTCCACGCAACGCTCAAGGCGCCCTTCGAGCTGGCCGATGGCGTCTCCGAGACCGAGCTACTGGACTTCGCCGCACGGTTCGCGGCCGCGCGCGCGCCGTTCGAGGCGGCCATCGCGCCCGCCGCCCTCGGCCGCTTCCTGGCCTTCCGGGAACAGGAGCCCTCGACCGGGATCGCCGCCCTGCATGGCGATTGCGTGCGCGCCTTCGACCCCTTCCGCGCCCCGCTCGGGGAGCTCGACCTGGCGCGCCGGCGGAAGGCTCCGCTGACTCCCGAACAGGACGCCCGTCTGGTCGCCTGGGGCTATCCCTATGTGTTCGAGGACTTCCGCTTCCACATGACCCTGACCGGCCAGGTCCGCGACGAGGACCTGCGCGAACGGGTGCTGGGCGTCCTGCGCGACCACTTCGCCGAGGAGAGCGGGCCGCACCGGTTCGACGGAGTCGCGGTGTTCAAGCAAGCCGATCGGGCGGCGCCGTTCGACATTCTCCAGCGTTTCGGCTTCGAGGCCGCGCTCGCTAGCGCCTGA
- the phnN gene encoding phosphonate metabolism protein/1,5-bisphosphokinase (PRPP-forming) PhnN gives MAEAGLLVLVVGPSGAGKDTLLDCARSLLDDEAAVVFPRREITRAQDAGGEDHVEVSRETFDLRDASGAYALSWSAHGLGYGVPAAIAGDIAAGRRVVVNVSRGVVEAARARFAKVRVVTITANASILAQRLARRGRETQAEIEARLSRADAVEVAGDDVVEVRNEGEVVAGVAQLLDAIRR, from the coding sequence ATGGCTGAGGCCGGCCTGCTGGTCCTGGTGGTCGGGCCCTCGGGGGCCGGCAAGGACACCCTGCTCGACTGCGCCAGGTCGCTGCTGGACGACGAGGCCGCCGTGGTGTTCCCGCGCCGGGAGATCACGCGGGCCCAGGACGCCGGCGGCGAGGACCATGTCGAGGTCAGCCGCGAAACCTTCGACCTACGCGACGCCTCCGGGGCCTACGCCCTGTCCTGGAGCGCCCACGGCCTCGGCTACGGGGTGCCGGCCGCGATCGCCGGCGACATCGCCGCCGGCCGGCGCGTGGTGGTCAATGTCTCGCGCGGCGTGGTCGAGGCCGCTCGCGCTAGGTTCGCCAAGGTCCGGGTGGTGACGATCACCGCCAACGCCTCGATCCTGGCCCAACGGCTGGCCCGGCGCGGCCGCGAGACGCAGGCCGAAATCGAGGCGCGGCTCTCCCGCGCCGACGCCGTCGAGGTGGCGGGCGACGACGTGGTTGAAGTCCGCAACGAGGGGGAAGTGGTCGCCGGCGTCGCCCAACTTCTCGACGCCATCAGGCGCTAG
- a CDS encoding DapH/DapD/GlmU-related protein, which produces MSLRLSDVTLEPGYRYYDGHIALPDDDGLDPAQPVIHKDASVHDCILGPWTRIGARTSFSEVSMGAYSYIVNDASATYAEIGRFCSIARDARINPGNHPTWKAAQHHFSYRARSYELGVEDDHEFFEWRRSHRVTLGHDVWIGHGATVLPGVTIGTGSVVGAGAVVSKDVPPFTIVGGVAAKPIRERFPKAVQDGLLAIAWWDWSHERLAEALEDFRRLDADAFVEKHG; this is translated from the coding sequence ATGAGCCTGCGCCTCTCCGACGTCACCCTTGAGCCGGGCTATCGCTATTACGACGGGCACATCGCCTTGCCGGATGATGACGGCCTCGATCCGGCCCAGCCGGTGATCCACAAGGACGCCTCGGTGCATGACTGCATCCTGGGGCCCTGGACCCGCATCGGCGCCCGGACCAGCTTCTCGGAAGTGTCGATGGGCGCCTACAGCTACATCGTCAACGACGCCTCGGCGACCTATGCCGAGATCGGCAGGTTCTGCTCCATCGCCCGCGACGCGCGGATCAATCCCGGCAACCACCCGACCTGGAAGGCCGCCCAGCATCACTTCAGCTATCGGGCGCGGTCCTATGAGCTGGGCGTCGAGGATGACCACGAGTTCTTCGAATGGCGCCGCTCGCACCGGGTGACCCTCGGCCACGACGTCTGGATCGGGCATGGCGCGACCGTCTTGCCGGGTGTGACCATCGGGACTGGATCGGTGGTGGGCGCGGGCGCCGTGGTCTCCAAGGACGTCCCGCCCTTCACCATCGTCGGCGGCGTTGCGGCCAAGCCGATCCGAGAGCGCTTCCCGAAGGCCGTTCAGGATGGTCTTCTGGCGATAGCCTGGTGGGATTGGAGTCATGAGCGCCTCGCCGAAGCCCTTGAAGACTTCCGCCGGCTCGACGCCGACGCCTTCGTCGAAAAGCATGGCTGA
- the phnC gene encoding phosphonate ABC transporter ATP-binding protein: MLELHGVTKRFGETCAVDKVSFSCERGELVGVIGRSGAGKSTLLRMINRLTDPSEGRITWDGEDVSRLKGPALRRWRRRCAMIFQQFNLCPRLDVITNVLVGVVAERPLAASLIKFFPASDRARAILELDALDMAHAALQRAGTLSGGQQQRVAIARAMLQEPDLVLADEPVASLDPVNAEVVMDALQKICRERNVPVIVNLHSLEIARRYCTRIVAMAKGAIVFDGPPSALTPAVLERVYAGRGVRAPEPLAVVEAA, from the coding sequence ATGCTCGAACTGCATGGCGTCACCAAGCGTTTCGGCGAGACTTGCGCCGTGGACAAGGTCAGCTTCTCGTGCGAGCGCGGCGAGCTGGTGGGCGTCATTGGCCGATCGGGGGCAGGCAAATCGACCCTGCTGCGGATGATCAACCGCCTGACCGACCCCAGCGAGGGCCGGATCACCTGGGACGGCGAGGACGTCAGCCGTCTGAAGGGGCCGGCGCTGCGGCGATGGCGCCGCCGCTGCGCGATGATCTTCCAGCAGTTCAACCTCTGCCCGCGCCTGGACGTGATCACCAATGTGCTCGTGGGTGTGGTGGCCGAGCGGCCGCTGGCCGCGTCGCTGATCAAGTTTTTCCCAGCATCCGACCGCGCCCGGGCCATCCTGGAGCTCGACGCCCTGGACATGGCCCACGCCGCCCTTCAGCGGGCCGGAACCCTGTCCGGCGGCCAGCAGCAGCGGGTGGCCATCGCCCGCGCCATGCTGCAGGAGCCCGACCTGGTGCTTGCCGACGAACCGGTGGCCTCGCTCGATCCCGTCAACGCCGAGGTGGTGATGGACGCCCTGCAGAAGATCTGCCGCGAGCGGAACGTGCCGGTGATCGTCAACCTGCACAGCCTGGAAATCGCGCGGCGCTACTGCACGCGGATCGTCGCCATGGCCAAGGGCGCGATCGTCTTCGACGGACCGCCAAGCGCGCTGACGCCCGCTGTGCTTGAGCGTGTCTATGCCGGCCGCGGCGTCCGCGCCCCCGAACCGCTGGCCGTGGTGGAAGCCGCCTGA